From the Jatrophihabitans endophyticus genome, one window contains:
- a CDS encoding 5'-3' exonuclease, producing MLVDAAGLYFRAFYAVPESITAPDGRPVNAVRGFLDMAASLIERRRPARWVACLDLDWRPAFRVELVPTYKAHRVAKDGGEEVPHALSPQVPLLLEVLTAFGLACAGAEGFEADDVIATLAERDEDPVEVVTGDRDLIALATERVTVLYTGRGLARLETLGPAEVLAKYGVPAAHYADFAVLRGDPSDGLPGVPGVGEKTAAALVGRFGAIEDIVAAADAGDDGFPAGAAAKVRKARDYLAVAPAAVRGRTDAAVAEVADHLPASPRDPDRLAALADELGVASSVARMHKAIAAAVG from the coding sequence ATGCTGGTGGACGCGGCCGGGCTCTACTTCCGCGCGTTCTACGCGGTGCCGGAGTCGATCACGGCGCCCGACGGCCGGCCCGTCAACGCCGTCCGCGGCTTCCTCGACATGGCGGCCTCGCTGATCGAGCGTCGTCGACCGGCGCGCTGGGTCGCGTGCCTCGACCTCGACTGGCGTCCCGCGTTCCGGGTCGAGCTCGTCCCCACCTACAAGGCGCACCGGGTCGCGAAGGACGGTGGCGAGGAGGTCCCGCACGCGCTGTCGCCGCAGGTGCCGCTGCTGCTCGAGGTGCTCACCGCGTTCGGGTTGGCCTGCGCCGGCGCCGAGGGTTTCGAGGCCGACGACGTGATCGCCACGCTCGCCGAGCGCGACGAGGACCCGGTCGAGGTCGTCACCGGCGACCGCGACCTGATCGCGCTCGCGACCGAGCGGGTGACCGTGCTCTACACGGGGCGCGGGCTGGCGAGGCTGGAGACGCTCGGGCCGGCCGAGGTGCTCGCCAAGTACGGCGTCCCGGCCGCGCACTACGCCGACTTCGCGGTGCTGCGGGGCGATCCGAGCGACGGGCTGCCCGGCGTCCCCGGTGTCGGGGAGAAGACCGCGGCCGCGCTCGTCGGCCGCTTCGGCGCGATCGAGGACATCGTCGCCGCCGCCGACGCGGGCGACGACGGATTCCCCGCCGGCGCCGCCGCGAAGGTCCGCAAGGCCCGCGACTACCTCGCCGTCGCGCCGGCCGCCGTGCGGGGCCGGACCGACGCCGCGGTGGCGGAGGTCGCCGACCACCTGCCCGCGTCCCCACGCGACCCGGACCGGCTCGCCGCGCTGGCCGACGAGCTCGGCGTGGCGAGCTCGGTCGCACGGATGCACAAGGCCATCGCCGCCGCCGTCGGCTGA
- a CDS encoding DEAD/DEAH box helicase, with translation MSSPSERYAAARRRSGRPVLTDFRAGYSFALDPFQLESCEHLEDGYSVLVCAPTGAGKTVVGEFAVHLALAAGQKCFYTTPIKALSNQKYHDLVDRYGAAQVGLLTGDNAINSGAPVVVMTTEVLRNMLYVGSEALAGLGYVVMDEVHYLGDRFRGAVWEEVIIHLPAAVRLVSLSATVSNAEEFGEWLVTVRGETRVVVHEERPVPLWQHVLVGTRMFDLFGADAATVEAGLLRHVADRTRYLDPVPGRRGGRPPRGWRPPDRPAVISRLDREGLLPAITFIFSRAGCDAAAKQCVDAGMWLTDQAERDEIDEVVDELTGSVPPEDLDVLGFWEWRDALRRGVAAHHAGLVPAFKQTVEELFVRGLVRAVFATETLALGINMPARTVVLERLTKYNGEAHADITPGEFTQLTGRAGRRGIDVEGHAVVLWSPDVDPQRVAGLASNRTYPLRSSFRPSYNMSVNLVDQLGRPAARGLLEASFAQFQADRGVAGLLAQIRRNDETRRQFEQQMTCHLGDFAEYADLRRRLGDRETLLAREGAAQRRGAIASSLEALRRGDVIRVPRGKRSGLAVVLDPGVQAQDDPRPLVVTEGRWSGRLSLVDFPETVDVLGTVRVPKHVNHRSPQERRDLASSIRALDVPPPERKRRARGAHTDDDHEVLRLRAALRAHPCHQCADREQHARWGERYSRLTRENDGLRSRIEGRTGSLGRTFDRITDLLTDRGYLLDDAATPAGRQLGRIWSEADLLAAECLRAGAWDGLDAAELAAVVSTLVYEPRRDELLVDTLPTPALRDALARTERIWGELADDERARQLRPSREPQLGFVWASYRWARQERLDRVLDVASHRGTELSAGDFIRWCKQLLDLLDQLAVAPRGVGAPRGGGSTVAATARAAAHAVRHGVVAQSMQP, from the coding sequence ATGTCGTCGCCGAGTGAGCGGTACGCCGCGGCGCGGCGGCGCAGTGGCCGTCCCGTCCTCACCGACTTCCGGGCCGGCTACTCCTTCGCCCTCGACCCGTTCCAGCTCGAGTCGTGCGAGCACCTCGAGGACGGGTACTCGGTGCTCGTCTGCGCCCCGACCGGCGCGGGCAAGACGGTGGTGGGGGAGTTCGCGGTCCACCTCGCGCTGGCGGCGGGTCAGAAGTGCTTCTACACGACGCCGATCAAGGCGTTGTCGAACCAGAAGTACCACGATCTCGTCGACCGCTACGGCGCGGCGCAGGTCGGGCTGCTGACCGGGGACAACGCCATCAACTCCGGCGCGCCGGTGGTCGTGATGACCACCGAGGTGCTGCGCAACATGCTCTACGTCGGCAGCGAGGCGCTCGCCGGCCTCGGCTACGTCGTCATGGACGAGGTGCACTACCTGGGCGACCGGTTCCGTGGCGCGGTCTGGGAGGAGGTGATCATCCACCTGCCCGCGGCCGTCCGGCTCGTGTCGCTGTCGGCGACCGTCTCCAACGCCGAGGAGTTCGGCGAGTGGCTGGTGACCGTCCGCGGCGAGACGCGCGTGGTCGTGCACGAGGAGCGGCCGGTGCCGCTGTGGCAGCACGTGCTGGTCGGGACGCGGATGTTCGACCTGTTCGGCGCGGACGCGGCGACGGTCGAGGCCGGGCTGCTGCGCCACGTCGCGGACCGCACCCGCTACCTCGACCCCGTCCCGGGGCGCCGCGGCGGCCGCCCGCCGCGGGGATGGCGCCCGCCCGACCGTCCCGCGGTGATCTCGCGGCTCGACCGCGAGGGGCTGCTGCCGGCGATCACCTTCATCTTCAGCCGTGCCGGCTGCGACGCCGCGGCCAAGCAGTGCGTCGACGCCGGGATGTGGCTCACCGACCAGGCCGAGCGGGACGAGATCGACGAGGTCGTGGACGAGCTGACCGGCTCGGTGCCGCCCGAGGACCTCGACGTGCTCGGCTTCTGGGAATGGCGTGACGCGCTGCGCCGCGGCGTCGCCGCCCATCACGCCGGGCTCGTCCCCGCGTTCAAGCAGACGGTCGAGGAGCTGTTCGTGCGCGGGCTCGTGCGCGCGGTGTTCGCGACCGAGACGTTGGCGCTCGGCATCAACATGCCCGCGCGCACCGTCGTCCTGGAACGGCTGACGAAGTACAACGGCGAGGCGCACGCCGACATCACCCCGGGGGAGTTCACGCAGCTCACCGGTCGTGCCGGGCGCCGCGGGATCGACGTCGAGGGGCACGCCGTCGTGCTGTGGTCGCCGGACGTCGATCCGCAGCGGGTGGCCGGGCTGGCGTCCAACCGCACGTACCCGCTGCGCTCGTCGTTCCGACCGTCCTACAACATGTCCGTGAACCTGGTCGACCAGCTGGGACGGCCGGCGGCGCGAGGGCTGCTCGAGGCGTCGTTCGCGCAGTTCCAGGCCGACCGCGGTGTCGCCGGCCTGCTCGCGCAGATCCGCCGCAACGACGAGACGCGGCGCCAGTTCGAGCAGCAGATGACGTGCCACCTCGGCGACTTCGCCGAGTACGCCGACCTGCGCCGCCGCCTGGGCGACCGCGAGACGCTGCTGGCCCGCGAGGGGGCCGCCCAGCGGCGGGGCGCGATCGCGTCGTCACTGGAGGCGCTGCGGCGCGGGGACGTGATCCGCGTGCCGCGCGGCAAGCGTTCCGGGCTCGCGGTCGTCCTCGATCCCGGGGTGCAGGCGCAGGACGACCCGCGACCGCTGGTCGTCACCGAGGGGCGGTGGTCCGGCCGGCTCTCGCTCGTCGACTTCCCCGAGACGGTCGACGTCCTCGGGACGGTGCGGGTGCCCAAGCACGTCAACCACCGCTCGCCGCAGGAGCGGCGCGACCTCGCGTCCAGCATCCGGGCGCTGGACGTGCCGCCGCCGGAGCGCAAGCGTCGTGCGCGCGGCGCCCACACCGACGACGACCACGAGGTGCTGCGGCTGCGCGCGGCGCTGCGCGCCCATCCGTGCCACCAGTGCGCCGACCGCGAGCAGCACGCCCGCTGGGGCGAGCGGTACAGCCGGCTGACGCGGGAGAACGACGGACTGCGCTCGCGCATCGAGGGGCGTACCGGTTCGCTCGGTCGGACGTTCGATCGCATCACCGACCTGCTCACCGACCGCGGCTACCTGCTCGACGACGCGGCCACCCCGGCCGGCCGGCAGCTGGGACGCATCTGGTCCGAGGCCGACCTGCTCGCCGCGGAGTGCCTGCGCGCCGGCGCCTGGGACGGTCTGGACGCGGCCGAGCTCGCCGCCGTCGTGTCGACGCTCGTGTACGAGCCGCGTCGTGACGAGCTGCTGGTCGACACGCTGCCGACGCCCGCGCTGCGCGACGCCCTGGCCCGCACCGAGCGGATCTGGGGCGAGCTCGCCGACGACGAACGCGCGCGCCAGCTGCGCCCCAGTCGCGAACCGCAGCTCGGTTTCGTCTGGGCCAGCTACCGGTGGGCGCGGCAGGAACGGCTGGACCGCGTCCTCGACGTCGCCTCGCACCGCGGCACCGAGCTGTCGGCCGGTGACTTCATCCGGTGGTGCAAGCAGCTGCTGGACCTGCTCGACCAGCTCGCGGTCGCCCCGCGCGGCGTCGGCGCCCCGCGCGGGGGCGGTTCGACGGTGGCGGCGACGGCGCGCGCCGCGGCCCACGCCGTCCGACACGGCGTGGTGGCGCAGAGCATGCAGCCCTGA
- a CDS encoding LacI family DNA-binding transcriptional regulator — MHATVVRYRGVEAMVASIEDVARRAGVSIATVSRALRGLPDVATATRDRVLAAAAELDYVASPFAARLASGRTTTVGLVVPFVNRWFFSEVIATVENALRRENFDLLLYNLGDPSGRDRFFDVMPMRKRVDGVIVASLVLDDAEFAALEDLDLPVGLLGIERRGTLSAGIDDIAAACDAVTYLTSLGHRRVGLIGGDTDDPMRFTPPLHRRTGYHRALAAVGVEPDPALEQLGFFTVEGGIEAAQRLLAVPEPPTALFAESDEMAYGALRAIHDRGLRVPEDISVVGFDDQPFSDLMDLTTVRQPVAEQALDITTRLLNLIADSDGGVARDPSVTLPTELVVRNSTRAPGDGPGGSA, encoded by the coding sequence GTGCACGCAACAGTCGTGCGCTACCGGGGGGTCGAGGCGATGGTCGCGAGCATCGAGGACGTCGCGCGTCGTGCCGGCGTCTCGATCGCCACGGTGTCGCGTGCACTGCGCGGGCTGCCCGACGTCGCCACCGCGACCCGCGACCGCGTACTGGCCGCGGCGGCCGAGCTGGACTACGTCGCCTCGCCGTTCGCGGCCCGGCTGGCGAGCGGACGCACCACGACGGTCGGGCTGGTCGTGCCCTTCGTCAACCGCTGGTTCTTCTCCGAGGTCATCGCGACCGTCGAGAACGCGCTCCGGCGCGAGAACTTCGACCTGCTGCTGTACAACCTCGGCGACCCCAGCGGACGCGACCGGTTCTTCGACGTCATGCCCATGCGCAAGCGCGTGGACGGAGTCATCGTCGCGAGCCTCGTCCTCGACGACGCCGAGTTCGCGGCGCTCGAGGACCTCGACCTGCCCGTGGGGCTGCTGGGCATCGAGCGGCGGGGCACGCTGTCGGCCGGCATCGACGACATCGCCGCGGCCTGCGACGCCGTCACCTACCTGACCTCCCTCGGCCATCGGCGCGTCGGCCTCATCGGCGGCGACACCGACGACCCCATGCGCTTCACCCCGCCCCTGCACCGCCGCACCGGCTACCACCGGGCCCTCGCCGCCGTCGGCGTCGAGCCGGACCCGGCTCTCGAGCAGCTGGGCTTCTTCACCGTCGAGGGCGGCATCGAGGCGGCACAGCGGCTGCTCGCCGTGCCCGAGCCGCCGACGGCGCTATTCGCGGAGAGCGACGAGATGGCCTACGGCGCGCTGCGGGCCATCCACGACCGTGGGCTGCGGGTGCCCGAGGACATCTCGGTCGTCGGCTTCGACGACCAGCCCTTCTCCGACCTGATGGACCTCACCACCGTCCGGCAGCCGGTGGCCGAGCAGGCCCTCGACATCACGACGCGGCTGCTCAACCTGATCGCCGACTCCGACGGCGGGGTCGCGCGGGACCCGTCGGTGACGCTGCCGACCGAGCTGGTCGTGCGCAACTCCACCCGCGCCCCCGGGGACGGGCCGGGCGGCTCGGCGTGA
- a CDS encoding DUF4333 domain-containing protein — MTEQGGDSGSDRGTGNQWGDPVHSQRSPGSADINRPGDAAGSGAGSSAAGHGDSQAYRQPGYGEQQHGEQGYGQQDYGQQDYGQQDYGQQDYGQQDYGQQDYGQQDYGQQGYGQQAYGQQAYGQQGYGQQGYGQQGYGQQGYGQQGYGQQGYGQQGYGQQDHGGSDAGTQQYGAQPGAYGTQAYPAQPADYGHQYGTQQYGQPADYGQQYGTQQYGSQQYGQPGYGQYSGQPGAGPRTSRKGLWITLGAIVVALAAAAVLVFVVFPTQLGISDKKLSHTAVENYIASKLDADDVDCNGGQDFTMAKDGDTFTCRAGGGTTFTVTITDKDDGRYSVSGG; from the coding sequence ATGACCGAGCAGGGCGGCGATTCGGGCTCCGACCGGGGTACGGGCAACCAGTGGGGCGACCCCGTGCACAGCCAGCGCAGCCCGGGGTCGGCGGACATCAATCGTCCCGGCGACGCCGCCGGGTCCGGCGCCGGCTCGTCCGCGGCGGGGCACGGCGACTCGCAGGCGTACCGCCAGCCGGGCTACGGCGAGCAACAGCACGGCGAACAGGGCTACGGGCAGCAGGATTACGGGCAGCAGGATTACGGCCAGCAGGATTACGGCCAGCAGGATTACGGCCAGCAGGATTACGGCCAGCAGGATTACGGCCAGCAGGATTACGGCCAGCAGGGCTACGGGCAGCAGGCTTACGGGCAGCAGGCTTACGGGCAGCAGGGCTACGGGCAGCAGGGCTACGGGCAGCAGGGCTACGGGCAGCAGGGCTACGGCCAGCAGGGCTACGGCCAGCAGGGCTACGGGCAGCAGGGCTACGGGCAGCAGGATCACGGCGGGTCGGACGCCGGCACCCAGCAGTACGGCGCGCAACCGGGCGCGTACGGCACCCAGGCGTATCCCGCGCAGCCGGCCGACTACGGCCACCAGTACGGCACCCAGCAGTACGGTCAGCCGGCCGATTACGGCCAGCAGTACGGCACGCAGCAGTACGGGAGCCAGCAGTACGGCCAGCCCGGGTACGGCCAGTACTCCGGCCAGCCGGGTGCCGGGCCGCGCACGAGCCGCAAGGGGCTCTGGATCACCCTCGGCGCGATTGTCGTCGCGCTGGCCGCGGCTGCCGTCCTCGTGTTCGTGGTGTTCCCGACCCAGCTCGGCATCTCGGACAAGAAGCTCAGCCATACGGCCGTCGAGAACTACATCGCCAGCAAGCTCGACGCCGACGACGTGGACTGCAACGGCGGCCAGGACTTCACGATGGCCAAGGACGGTGACACGTTCACCTGCCGCGCCGGTGGCGGCACCACGTTCACCGTCACCATCACCGACAAGGACGACGGCCGCTACAGCGTCAGCGGCGGCTGA